One window from the genome of Bdellovibrio sp. NC01 encodes:
- the aspT gene encoding aspartate-alanine antiporter, which yields MNWLFNQLKAHPELAFFLTIGLGYLFGKLKIGYFQLGSVTGTLIAGVIIGQLGIHIGPDTKAIFFMLFLFAVGYKVGPQFIQGLKTDGLPQALFAAVVCVGGLLIAFGVAKIMGFDLGYSTGLLAGALTQSAVIGVGQDTINNLPNIAADAKTQYNNSIPIAYAVTYIFGTIGFAYVYSSLGPKLLKIDLVKECKDYEQKLGQKVEEPGVISARLSNVVRTYKVTGATYANKKVSEFESSFSREAPIFVTRMRHEGTIIDPNGNVVISPGDVVAIAGNRKYMVEHEDEIGEEIDDSELLDFKIEILDVVVTNKEYFGKTAADVIKFKGNDFRKNVFVRKVTRIEHELPIHQNLKLNAGDVVTLLGRLEDVERVAKEIGSPQRPTIMSDMVFIGLGVLLGGLIGLLSFNVGRIPLSLSTSGGALIAGLLLSYWRATSPTFGQIPPAGLWVFDSVGLGAFVAIVGLVSGPGFVAGIKAVGISLFFAGIAVTVLTALFSVFVGRYLFKFHPAILFGACAGSMTTTAAIGAIQETAHSKVPILGYTVTYAVANTLKTIWGAVIVFMLV from the coding sequence ATGAACTGGTTGTTCAATCAACTCAAAGCGCATCCGGAGTTGGCTTTTTTCTTAACCATCGGCCTGGGATATCTGTTTGGAAAATTGAAGATTGGCTATTTTCAACTTGGGTCGGTCACGGGCACTTTGATTGCGGGCGTGATCATCGGACAATTAGGAATTCACATTGGGCCCGACACCAAAGCCATTTTCTTCATGCTCTTTCTATTCGCGGTTGGATATAAAGTCGGCCCGCAATTCATACAAGGTTTAAAGACTGACGGTCTGCCACAAGCGCTCTTCGCAGCCGTCGTCTGCGTTGGGGGTTTGTTGATCGCCTTCGGTGTCGCGAAAATCATGGGTTTTGACTTAGGTTATTCAACAGGTCTACTTGCTGGTGCCCTTACACAGTCCGCTGTTATCGGTGTGGGACAAGATACTATTAATAACCTCCCCAACATCGCAGCGGATGCCAAGACTCAATACAATAATTCAATTCCGATTGCTTACGCCGTCACATATATCTTCGGTACGATCGGTTTTGCTTACGTTTACTCAAGCCTTGGTCCAAAACTTCTCAAGATTGATCTTGTTAAAGAGTGTAAGGACTACGAACAAAAGCTAGGACAAAAAGTTGAAGAGCCCGGTGTGATTTCAGCGCGTCTTAGCAACGTTGTTCGTACATACAAAGTCACTGGCGCTACTTATGCCAATAAAAAAGTTTCTGAGTTTGAGTCTTCGTTCAGTCGTGAAGCTCCGATATTTGTCACTCGTATGCGTCACGAAGGCACCATCATTGATCCTAACGGCAATGTCGTAATCTCTCCGGGAGATGTGGTCGCCATCGCTGGCAATCGCAAATATATGGTCGAGCACGAAGATGAAATTGGTGAAGAGATTGATGATTCTGAACTTCTGGATTTCAAGATAGAGATCCTTGACGTCGTCGTTACTAATAAAGAGTATTTCGGCAAGACCGCAGCTGACGTTATTAAATTCAAAGGCAATGATTTCCGAAAAAATGTTTTCGTTCGCAAAGTCACACGTATTGAGCATGAACTGCCTATTCATCAAAATTTAAAACTGAATGCGGGCGACGTTGTGACTCTGCTTGGAAGATTGGAAGACGTCGAACGAGTTGCGAAAGAAATCGGCTCTCCACAACGCCCTACCATCATGTCAGACATGGTATTCATTGGCCTTGGGGTCTTACTTGGGGGCTTAATCGGCTTGTTGTCATTTAACGTCGGCAGAATTCCTTTAAGTCTTAGTACAAGTGGTGGCGCATTGATCGCGGGTCTATTGTTATCCTACTGGCGCGCAACAAGTCCTACATTTGGTCAAATTCCTCCAGCTGGCTTGTGGGTTTTTGACTCTGTTGGACTGGGAGCCTTCGTTGCCATCGTGGGACTTGTGTCAGGACCAGGATTCGTGGCCGGGATTAAAGCGGTCGGTATCAGTTTATTTTTTGCCGGTATCGCAGTCACAGTTTTGACAGCTCTATTTTCTGTCTTCGTCGGCAGATACTTATTCAAATTTCATCCAGCGATTCTATTCGGCGCTTGCGCTGGCAGTATGACAACGACAGCGGCTATTGGCGCCATCCAAGAAACCGCTCACAGTAAAGTTCCAATTTTAGGTTATACCGTGACTTACGCTGTCGCCAACACGCTCAAAACTATCTGGGGTGCAGTGATCGTCTTCATGTTGGTTTAA
- a CDS encoding SDR family NAD(P)-dependent oxidoreductase — protein MSFNNKTILVTGAGSGIGEACAKLLAERHANVIVSDINKEAAERVVGEIKAKGGKAEAVLCDVTSEEQVKAMIDKIVKDHGALFGAVNNAGGNSAGTAIGDTTLARWRRTIDLNLISVFSCMHYEVNAMLKTGGGVIVNMASILGTVGIGGVSDYVSAKHGLIGLTKAAAWEYGDKNIRVNSVCPGFIETPQMIRETPAEIAKGLKSKSAFNRLGQPSEIAGLVAFLLSDEASFITGSHHLADGGYTAV, from the coding sequence ATGAGTTTCAACAATAAAACAATTCTGGTAACAGGCGCGGGTTCAGGCATCGGTGAAGCCTGTGCGAAACTTTTGGCAGAACGTCATGCCAATGTCATCGTCTCTGACATTAATAAAGAGGCGGCAGAGCGGGTGGTCGGTGAAATCAAAGCAAAGGGTGGGAAAGCTGAAGCGGTACTTTGTGACGTGACCAGTGAAGAACAAGTGAAAGCGATGATTGATAAAATTGTGAAGGACCATGGCGCACTTTTCGGAGCAGTTAACAACGCGGGTGGAAATAGTGCTGGGACTGCTATCGGCGATACAACTTTAGCAAGATGGCGTCGCACTATTGATTTGAATTTGATCAGCGTATTTTCATGCATGCATTATGAAGTCAACGCCATGTTAAAAACCGGTGGTGGAGTGATCGTAAATATGGCTTCGATTCTGGGCACTGTAGGAATCGGCGGAGTCTCGGACTATGTTTCAGCAAAGCACGGTTTGATCGGCTTAACCAAAGCTGCGGCATGGGAATACGGTGACAAAAATATTCGTGTGAACTCGGTTTGCCCGGGCTTTATTGAAACTCCACAGATGATTCGTGAAACTCCGGCGGAAATTGCCAAAGGTTTAAAATCGAAATCAGCATTTAATCGATTAGGTCAGCCTAGCGAGATTGCGGGTCTGGTGGCATTTTTGTTATCTGATGAGGCGTCGTTTATTACTGGCAGTCATCATTTGGCAGACGGCGGATATACAGCGGTTTAG
- a CDS encoding bifunctional aspartate transaminase/aspartate 4-decarboxylase — MSTKSVKMKVPRAMQKKLQQLSPFELKDALIALASETSKNSTIAMLNAGRGNPNWIATTPREAFFLLGQFALTESKRVWSEPGLGGMPQKTGIAKRLETYLARNPKALGAEFLSDAIDFVVDNYKFNADAFVHEIVDSIIGDNYPVPDRILKHNERIVQAYLDQEMCGNHPPRGHFDIFAVEGGTAAMCYIFDSLMVNGLLKKGDHIALGTPTFTPYIEMPTLDRYKFKVTRLQADEMDASTGMHTWQYSEKQVEKLLDPKIKAFFLVNPSNPPSTAVSDKIMKQIVKIVKTKRPDLIIITDDVYGTFVPGFRSIMAELPQNTIGVYSYSKYFGCTGWRLGAIAIHENNIFDHMIAKLPATQRKELNHRYGTITLEPDKLKFIDRMVADSRQVALNHTAGLSLPQQVMMTLFSLSALMDEENKYKTLTQQIVQRRLHALFDGLGIALPENPLRSGYYCELDLMVWAELMYGKEFTKYLTDNYEPVDILFRLAQQTSIVLMPGGGFGGPEWSLRVSLANLDDSAYGRIGKQLAEAAQDYVEEWQHTKHLRPTKKKKGM; from the coding sequence ATGTCCACGAAATCAGTAAAAATGAAAGTACCCAGAGCGATGCAAAAGAAGCTTCAACAACTCAGCCCATTTGAGTTGAAAGATGCCTTGATCGCTCTTGCTTCAGAGACATCGAAAAACAGCACCATCGCCATGCTGAATGCAGGTCGTGGTAATCCTAACTGGATCGCCACAACACCGCGCGAGGCTTTCTTTTTGTTAGGACAATTTGCACTGACTGAAAGTAAACGCGTCTGGAGTGAGCCTGGTCTTGGCGGTATGCCTCAGAAAACGGGAATCGCTAAAAGATTAGAAACATATTTAGCCAGAAATCCCAAAGCCCTGGGTGCAGAGTTTTTAAGTGACGCCATTGATTTCGTCGTCGACAACTATAAATTCAATGCTGACGCTTTCGTGCATGAAATCGTTGATAGTATTATCGGTGATAACTATCCCGTTCCTGATCGTATTTTAAAACATAACGAAAGAATCGTGCAGGCCTATCTTGATCAAGAGATGTGCGGCAACCATCCTCCTCGGGGCCACTTTGACATCTTTGCCGTCGAAGGTGGTACAGCAGCTATGTGCTATATCTTTGACTCCTTAATGGTGAACGGTTTGTTGAAAAAAGGCGATCATATCGCGTTAGGGACGCCGACTTTCACACCTTACATCGAGATGCCAACTTTAGATCGCTATAAATTTAAAGTGACTCGTCTGCAAGCGGATGAAATGGATGCTTCCACGGGAATGCACACATGGCAGTACAGCGAAAAGCAGGTTGAAAAGTTGCTGGATCCAAAAATCAAAGCCTTCTTCTTGGTCAATCCAAGCAACCCACCATCAACTGCCGTTTCAGACAAGATCATGAAACAAATCGTGAAGATCGTAAAAACCAAACGACCTGATTTGATTATTATTACTGACGACGTCTATGGAACATTTGTTCCTGGTTTCCGTTCAATCATGGCGGAGCTGCCACAGAATACAATCGGCGTTTATTCTTACTCAAAATATTTCGGTTGTACGGGTTGGCGCCTAGGAGCCATTGCAATTCATGAAAATAATATTTTCGATCATATGATTGCGAAACTTCCAGCTACGCAAAGAAAAGAACTAAATCATCGGTACGGCACGATCACATTAGAGCCAGATAAATTGAAGTTCATCGATCGTATGGTGGCCGATAGCAGACAAGTGGCTTTGAATCACACGGCTGGCTTATCGCTACCGCAACAAGTGATGATGACCTTGTTTTCACTCTCCGCCCTGATGGATGAAGAAAATAAATATAAAACTCTTACTCAACAAATCGTACAGCGTCGTCTGCACGCCTTGTTTGATGGCTTAGGCATTGCCCTTCCTGAAAATCCACTGCGTTCTGGTTACTACTGCGAACTTGATTTGATGGTGTGGGCAGAGCTGATGTATGGCAAAGAATTCACGAAATATCTGACCGATAATTACGAGCCCGTCGACATTCTTTTCCGTCTTGCCCAACAAACATCAATTGTCCTTATGCCAGGTGGCGGCTTCGGCGGTCCAGAATGGTCGTTACGTGTGTCTTTGGCAAACCTTGACGACTCCGCATACGGTCGCATTGGTAAACAACTTGCTGAAGCTGCACAAGACTATGTGGAAGAATGGCAGCATACGAAGCACCTTCGTCCGACTAAAAAAAAGAAAGGCATGTAG
- a CDS encoding TetR/AcrR family transcriptional regulator, whose product MKTNKNDVIEKAKSLFAKMGYKKVTMIDIAEVAEVSRPTLYALFPDKDAVFSACIYSHIEDFRIDFKTRAEKTKSSEGKLQALFDIYVIEPFKMYYPSKDALDMLNNATTYAPKEMDVYWGDFEKALHQTLTDGHKKRSSQSKDIARVLACFARDARSTAKDAKDLTKLVRTAIEMALR is encoded by the coding sequence CTGAAAACAAATAAGAATGACGTAATAGAAAAGGCGAAATCTCTTTTTGCGAAAATGGGATATAAGAAAGTGACCATGATTGATATTGCTGAGGTCGCCGAGGTTTCTCGCCCCACATTATATGCGCTCTTCCCTGATAAAGACGCTGTCTTTTCAGCATGCATCTATTCACATATTGAAGACTTCAGGATTGATTTCAAAACGCGTGCGGAAAAAACTAAATCTAGTGAAGGAAAGCTTCAGGCGCTGTTTGATATTTATGTGATCGAGCCCTTTAAGATGTACTACCCTTCGAAAGATGCGCTGGACATGCTAAATAATGCTACGACATATGCACCGAAAGAAATGGACGTCTATTGGGGAGACTTCGAAAAAGCTCTCCACCAAACCCTGACTGACGGTCATAAAAAACGCAGTTCACAAAGTAAAGACATCGCGCGTGTTCTTGCGTGCTTTGCCCGTGATGCGCGCAGTACTGCCAAAGACGCAAAAGATTTAACGAAGCTTGTGCGCACGGCGATCGAAATGGCGTTGCGCTAA